One region of Olleya sp. Hel_I_94 genomic DNA includes:
- a CDS encoding carboxypeptidase-like regulatory domain-containing protein — protein MDKPNYTIRLLAFLFPLFCLAQTGTIKGVILNEFNQPIDAVNIKSDDNGVQTNDNGFFEIKIPANKNVKIIFSHVSHKNIIATFNLKNGETLEFNPVLKENVEQIETVVISGKRRKDVEGIVNIDPATLKKIPGAQAGVENLLKTLPGVSSNNELSTQYSVRGGNYDENLIYVNGIEVYRPFLIRSGQQEGLSFVNSDLVQNVDFSAGGFQAKYGDKLSSVLDITYRKPTDNTVAIDASLLGASVALENVSKDSKFTSIVGLRYRDNSLLVNAKETETNFNPTFADVQSYLTYQFTDKLEVSFLGNASLNKYNYIPLTRQTNFGTLDNPQALIVQYQGQEKDRYQTLFGALSANYDVNDDLSVALVTSTYHTTEEEYFDILAQYALGEVNSNIGDENLGEVEFAEGIGSQLNHGRNDLDALITNVEAKGTYTKNENEFKFSVKYTNEDIRDRLVEWEVIDSAGFSINPPSSDAFNDQPYTPYEGPLEAYQNVKARNNTTISRLQAYVQWSKRSTIGEHDVWYNAGVRSHSWTVNDQGTNQDVSQSVFSPRAQFAIKPNWDKDMLFRLSGGLYYQPPFYRELRDQNGVVQSNVKAQKSVHLVLGNDYSFKMWDRPFKLTSEAYYKKLTDVNPYTLENVRIRYRATNNAEAYAYGLDLRLNGEFVPGTESWFSFGYLKTEENINDRGYIARPTDQRLKFAALFQDYVPNIPSMKMYLNLVYNTGLPGGSPSYADPYVFQNRLPDYKRADIGFQFVLVDKDKQFDSGWKKPFKDLSFGFEIFNVFNVQNSITNTWVRDVYSKRQYAIPNYLTPRVFNVRTTMRF, from the coding sequence TTGGACAAACCTAACTATACCATTAGATTACTAGCTTTTTTATTCCCTTTATTTTGTTTAGCGCAAACAGGAACTATAAAAGGCGTCATTTTAAACGAATTTAATCAGCCCATTGATGCTGTTAATATTAAAAGTGATGACAATGGAGTGCAAACCAACGACAACGGGTTTTTCGAAATTAAAATTCCTGCAAATAAAAATGTAAAAATTATATTTTCTCATGTTTCGCATAAAAATATCATTGCCACCTTCAATTTAAAAAATGGAGAAACATTAGAGTTTAATCCCGTTTTAAAAGAAAATGTAGAGCAAATAGAAACGGTCGTTATTAGTGGAAAAAGACGAAAGGATGTGGAAGGTATTGTAAATATTGATCCAGCCACCTTAAAAAAAATACCTGGTGCTCAAGCAGGTGTAGAAAATTTACTTAAAACATTACCAGGTGTTAGTAGTAATAATGAGCTAAGCACACAATACTCGGTTAGAGGTGGGAATTATGACGAAAACTTAATTTATGTAAACGGAATTGAAGTGTATAGACCTTTTTTAATAAGATCTGGACAACAAGAAGGCTTAAGTTTTGTTAACTCGGATTTAGTACAAAATGTAGATTTTTCAGCAGGTGGATTCCAAGCTAAATATGGAGACAAATTATCGTCTGTACTAGATATTACATATCGTAAACCAACAGACAACACAGTAGCAATTGACGCCAGTTTATTAGGTGCAAGTGTCGCTTTAGAAAACGTTAGCAAAGATTCAAAATTTACAAGTATCGTTGGATTACGTTACAGAGATAATAGCTTATTGGTAAATGCTAAAGAAACCGAAACTAATTTTAATCCAACCTTTGCAGACGTGCAAAGTTATTTAACTTACCAATTTACAGACAAGTTAGAAGTTAGCTTTTTAGGTAATGCATCACTTAATAAATACAATTATATTCCATTAACTAGACAAACTAACTTTGGGACCTTAGATAATCCTCAAGCCTTAATTGTGCAATATCAAGGTCAAGAAAAGGATAGATACCAAACGCTTTTTGGTGCTTTAAGTGCTAATTACGATGTAAATGACGATTTATCTGTAGCCTTAGTAACCTCTACTTATCATACTACTGAAGAAGAATATTTTGACATTTTAGCGCAATATGCTTTAGGAGAAGTTAATAGTAATATTGGTGACGAAAATTTAGGTGAAGTAGAATTTGCAGAAGGTATTGGTAGCCAATTAAATCATGGTCGTAACGATTTAGATGCATTAATTACTAATGTAGAAGCTAAAGGTACTTATACTAAAAATGAAAACGAGTTTAAATTTTCTGTCAAGTATACTAATGAAGATATTAGAGATCGGTTAGTAGAATGGGAAGTTATCGATTCGGCAGGATTTTCTATAAATCCACCAAGTTCGGACGCTTTTAATGACCAACCCTACACGCCATATGAAGGTCCATTAGAAGCTTACCAAAATGTTAAAGCCAGAAACAATACAACCATAAGTAGATTACAAGCTTATGTGCAATGGAGTAAAAGATCCACCATTGGAGAGCATGATGTTTGGTACAACGCTGGTGTTAGAAGTCATAGTTGGACTGTCAACGACCAAGGGACCAATCAAGACGTATCACAATCTGTTTTTAGTCCTCGTGCGCAATTTGCAATAAAACCAAACTGGGACAAAGACATGTTATTTAGACTAAGTGGTGGTTTATATTATCAGCCTCCTTTTTACAGAGAGTTACGCGATCAAAACGGAGTTGTACAATCTAACGTTAAAGCTCAAAAATCTGTACATTTAGTATTAGGTAACGATTACAGCTTTAAAATGTGGGACAGACCCTTTAAATTAACTAGTGAGGCGTATTATAAAAAACTTACAGACGTTAATCCATATACGTTAGAAAACGTGCGTATTAGATATCGTGCTACAAATAATGCTGAAGCCTATGCTTATGGATTAGATTTAAGATTAAATGGCGAGTTTGTTCCTGGTACCGAAAGTTGGTTTAGTTTTGGGTATCTAAAAACAGAAGAGAATATTAACGACAGAGGTTATATTGCTAGACCAACAGATCAGCGTCTTAAATTTGCTGCATTGTTTCAGGATTATGTACCTAATATACCAAGCATGAAAATGTATTTAAACTTAGTTTATAATACAGGATTACCAGGTGGATCGCCAAGTTATGCAGATCCTTATGTGTTTCAAAATAGATTACCAGACTACAAACGTGCAGATATCGGTTTTCAGTTTGTGTTAGTAGATAAAGACAAGCAATTTGATAGTGGTTGGAAAAAACCATTTAAAGATTTGTCATTTGGATTTGAAATTTTTAATGTCTTTAATGTTCAAAATTCCATCACTAATACTTGGGTAAGAGATGTGTATAGCAAACGTCAATACGCTATACCAAACTATTTAACACCACGTGTTTTTAATGTAAGAACCACGATGCGTTTTTAA
- a CDS encoding cell division protein ZapA yields MADTLKIKLSIANRVYPLTIVPSQEEGLRLAAKKIEAMITKFEQSYSVRDKQDVLAMCALQFASQVEQKALDKNHVEEHVQDKLEALNDMLQSHLSL; encoded by the coding sequence ATGGCAGACACGCTTAAAATAAAGTTATCTATTGCAAATAGAGTCTACCCATTAACTATTGTACCTAGTCAAGAAGAAGGACTGCGTTTAGCAGCAAAGAAGATAGAGGCTATGATTACCAAATTTGAGCAAAGCTATTCTGTGCGAGATAAGCAAGATGTTTTAGCCATGTGCGCTTTACAATTTGCTAGTCAAGTAGAACAGAAAGCCTTAGATAAAAACCATGTGGAGGAGCATGTTCAGGATAAGTTAGAAGCTTTAAATGACATGTTGCAATCGCATCTTAGTTTATAA
- a CDS encoding sensor histidine kinase, giving the protein MKINENAKNEDSTFEELKWKFALQNSGIGLWDWNSKTSKVFYSKESKQIIGFNEDEISSEASEWDKRVHRDDIDDYYEDFNNHINGDNPEYKNIHRILHKDNTYRWILDQGKIIEYDDNGKPVRIIGTHTDITKQKETERSLKKSIDLITVQNNRLQSFAHIVSHNLKEYASNFESIITFHDEADSEAEKQEMFRHLRTVSKALSKTLLNLRHYVSVQSKKHIKGNVMSVGREVNLAVNDLSYLIAESSTILYNNVEHDCNICFSSSYFQSIMHNLITNAIKYKHPDRKPEITISSNCTKDNLELTITDNGLGLDLDRYGNEVFGLYKTFHKNKDAEGVGLYLIKSQLEAFGGTITINSTKDVGSTFNIIIPKQKKIQL; this is encoded by the coding sequence ATGAAGATCAATGAAAATGCTAAAAATGAAGATTCAACTTTTGAGGAGTTGAAATGGAAATTTGCCTTACAAAATTCAGGTATAGGACTTTGGGATTGGAATTCTAAAACAAGTAAAGTTTTTTACTCAAAAGAATCCAAACAAATTATAGGTTTTAATGAAGACGAAATAAGCTCTGAAGCTTCAGAATGGGATAAGCGTGTGCATAGAGATGATATTGATGATTACTATGAAGACTTCAATAATCATATTAATGGAGACAATCCAGAATATAAAAACATCCACAGAATACTGCATAAAGACAATACCTATAGATGGATTTTGGACCAAGGTAAAATTATTGAGTATGATGATAATGGTAAACCGGTCAGAATAATTGGGACACACACTGATATTACCAAACAAAAAGAAACGGAACGCTCCTTAAAAAAGTCTATAGATTTAATAACAGTACAAAACAATAGACTGCAAAGTTTTGCACATATCGTCTCTCATAATTTAAAAGAATACGCTAGCAATTTTGAAAGCATTATCACATTTCATGATGAAGCAGACTCAGAAGCGGAAAAACAAGAGATGTTTAGACACCTAAGAACAGTGTCTAAGGCGTTATCTAAAACATTACTTAACCTACGTCATTATGTAAGCGTACAATCTAAAAAGCACATAAAGGGTAATGTAATGTCTGTTGGTCGTGAGGTAAATTTAGCAGTAAACGATTTATCATATCTTATAGCCGAAAGTAGTACTATACTGTACAATAATGTCGAGCATGATTGCAACATTTGTTTTAGTTCATCCTACTTCCAAAGTATTATGCACAACTTAATTACTAATGCTATTAAGTATAAACATCCTGATCGTAAACCGGAAATAACAATATCATCTAATTGCACAAAAGACAATTTGGAGTTAACTATTACTGATAATGGTTTAGGATTAGATTTAGATAGATATGGTAACGAGGTTTTTGGATTATATAAAACGTTTCATAAAAACAAAGATGCAGAAGGTGTTGGCTTATATTTAATTAAAAGCCAATTAGAAGCTTTTGGAGGTACAATAACCATAAACAGTACTAAAGATGTAGGATCTACATTTAATATTATTATACCAAAGCAAAAAAAAATCCAGCTATAA
- the rny gene encoding ribonuclease Y — MDNTILIIAGLAIGAIVGFIIAKVLEKNNASKLIKGAKKSAASILKEANVEGEGIKKDKILQAKEKFLELKAEHEKVILSRDKKMADTEKRIRDKESQVSSELSKNKKLNTDIEEKVKDYNHRLDVLEKKQEELDRLHKSQVEQLEVISSLSAEEAKSQLVESLKGEAKSEAMSYVQDKMEEAKLTAQQDAKKIIINTIQRIGTEEAVDNCVSVFNIESDDVKGRIIGREGRNIRAIEAATGVEIIVDDTPEAIILSCFDSVRREVARLSLHKLVTDGRIHPARIEEVVQKTTKQIEQEIIEVGKRTVIDLGIHGLHPELIKMVGRMKYRSSYGQNLLQHSREVAKLCGVMAAELGLNPKLAKRAGLLHDIGKVPDAEADMETPHAILGMQWAEKYGEKEEVCNAIGAHHDEIEMKSLLSPIIQVCDAISGARPGARRQVLDSYIQRLKDLEEIAFGFNGVKKAYAIQAGRELRVIVESEKVSDQNAADLSFSISQKIQTDMTYPGQVKVTVIRETRAVNIAK; from the coding sequence ATGGATAATACAATTTTAATTATAGCAGGTCTTGCTATTGGAGCCATAGTAGGTTTTATAATTGCTAAAGTGCTTGAAAAAAACAACGCTTCTAAACTTATTAAAGGCGCTAAAAAATCGGCAGCTAGCATTTTAAAAGAAGCAAATGTTGAAGGAGAAGGCATCAAAAAAGACAAAATACTTCAAGCAAAAGAAAAATTTTTAGAATTAAAAGCAGAACACGAAAAGGTAATCTTGTCGCGTGATAAAAAAATGGCTGATACAGAAAAACGTATCAGAGATAAAGAGTCTCAAGTATCTAGTGAGTTATCAAAAAACAAAAAACTAAATACAGACATAGAAGAAAAAGTAAAAGATTATAACCATAGACTTGATGTTTTAGAAAAAAAACAAGAAGAGTTAGATAGGCTACATAAAAGTCAAGTAGAGCAATTAGAAGTTATCTCTAGTTTATCTGCAGAAGAAGCTAAATCACAATTAGTAGAGTCTTTAAAAGGTGAAGCTAAAAGTGAAGCTATGTCTTACGTACAAGACAAGATGGAAGAGGCTAAATTGACTGCTCAACAAGACGCTAAAAAAATTATTATTAATACCATTCAACGTATAGGTACAGAAGAAGCTGTAGACAATTGCGTATCTGTATTTAACATTGAAAGCGACGATGTAAAAGGACGTATTATTGGTCGTGAAGGTCGTAATATTCGTGCAATTGAAGCTGCAACAGGAGTAGAGATTATTGTAGATGATACACCAGAAGCAATTATTTTATCATGTTTTGATTCGGTTAGAAGAGAAGTAGCCCGTTTATCATTACATAAATTAGTTACAGATGGTCGTATACATCCAGCACGTATTGAAGAAGTTGTTCAAAAAACAACTAAGCAAATAGAACAAGAAATTATTGAAGTAGGTAAGCGTACAGTTATCGATTTAGGTATTCACGGATTGCATCCAGAATTAATTAAAATGGTAGGTCGTATGAAATACCGTTCTTCATACGGACAAAATTTACTACAACACTCGCGTGAAGTAGCTAAACTATGTGGTGTTATGGCAGCAGAATTAGGTTTAAATCCTAAATTAGCTAAACGTGCAGGTTTATTACATGATATTGGTAAAGTACCAGATGCAGAAGCAGATATGGAAACACCACACGCTATTTTAGGTATGCAATGGGCAGAAAAATATGGCGAAAAAGAAGAGGTTTGTAATGCTATTGGAGCCCATCACGATGAAATAGAGATGAAATCTTTATTATCTCCTATAATCCAAGTTTGTGATGCTATATCAGGAGCAAGACCAGGGGCAAGACGTCAAGTTTTAGATAGTTATATCCAACGTTTAAAAGATTTAGAAGAAATAGCATTTGGATTTAATGGTGTTAAAAAAGCATACGCTATACAAGCTGGTAGAGAATTACGTGTAATTGTTGAAAGCGAAAAAGTAAGTGACCAAAATGCTGCAGACTTATCCTTTAGTATTTCTCAAAAAATACAAACTGATATGACTTATCCAGGACAAGTAAAAGTTACAGTAATCAGAGAAACTAGAGCAGTTAATATTGCTAAGTAG
- a CDS encoding DUF2306 domain-containing protein: MSYTTLMYLHLATILPAFVLGTVSFIFKKGTNTHKIIGRIYMLLMLFTAIITLFMPAFVGSRFLNHFGWIHLFSFLTIYTVPTAYIAIKKGNVKRHKFKMIGLYVGAILIAGTFTFMPGRYMHSLLFG, encoded by the coding sequence ATGTCTTACACTACCTTAATGTACCTTCATCTAGCAACTATACTTCCTGCTTTTGTTTTAGGAACAGTTAGTTTTATTTTTAAAAAAGGAACTAACACTCATAAAATAATAGGCAGAATCTACATGCTACTAATGCTATTTACAGCTATTATAACTTTGTTTATGCCTGCTTTTGTTGGTTCAAGGTTTTTAAACCATTTTGGATGGATACACCTGTTTAGTTTTTTAACAATTTACACTGTCCCAACAGCTTATATAGCCATTAAAAAAGGAAATGTTAAACGTCATAAATTTAAAATGATAGGACTATATGTTGGTGCAATACTTATTGCTGGAACGTTTACGTTTATGCCTGGTCGCTATATGCATAGCTTATTATTTGGGTAA
- a CDS encoding alpha/beta fold hydrolase, with protein MLNYSTYLHSHSNEWVTFVHGAGGSSSIWYKQIRDFKAEFNVLILDLRGHGNSKPKLKDAFNTKYTFDSITNDIVEVIDFLKIESSHFVGISLGTILIRNIAEKHPSRVKSMIMGGAIMKLDFRSQILIKVGVIFKSVVPYMYLYRLFAFIIMPRKNHKKSRLLFVNEAKKLYQKEFVRWFKLTSELNPLLRFFRAKDIKIPTLYVMGAEDHLFLPSIKNIVNKHSTSILYVVEKCGHVVNVEQPLLFNKTSLDFIKNRVEAI; from the coding sequence TTGCTAAACTACTCAACATATTTACATTCTCATTCTAATGAATGGGTCACTTTTGTTCATGGAGCAGGAGGAAGCAGCTCTATATGGTATAAGCAAATACGAGATTTTAAAGCCGAATTTAATGTGCTTATTCTGGATTTACGAGGTCATGGTAATAGTAAACCTAAGTTAAAAGATGCATTTAATACTAAATATACTTTTGATTCTATTACTAATGATATTGTTGAAGTTATAGATTTTTTAAAAATTGAAAGCTCGCATTTTGTTGGAATATCTTTAGGTACAATATTGATTAGAAACATAGCCGAAAAGCATCCTTCTAGAGTTAAAAGTATGATTATGGGTGGTGCCATAATGAAACTTGATTTTAGATCTCAAATACTTATTAAAGTAGGCGTGATATTTAAAAGCGTGGTACCATACATGTATTTATACAGACTGTTTGCTTTTATAATTATGCCAAGAAAAAATCACAAAAAGTCAAGATTACTTTTTGTTAATGAAGCAAAAAAACTATATCAAAAGGAATTTGTCAGGTGGTTTAAATTAACCTCTGAGTTAAATCCATTATTACGTTTTTTTAGAGCAAAGGATATTAAAATACCGACGCTTTATGTTATGGGAGCAGAGGATCATTTGTTTTTACCTTCAATAAAAAATATTGTAAATAAACACTCGACATCTATTTTGTATGTTGTGGAAAAATGTGGTCATGTGGTAAATGTGGAGCAACCTTTACTGTTTAATAAAACAAGTTTAGATTTTATCAAAAATAGGGTAGAAGCTATTTAA
- a CDS encoding sensor histidine kinase → MSELIKGILNNQNSFQIRNENWESTLEISKVGIWDFCASSQSIFFSKPSKAIIGFENDDTFGQNINDWNDRVHPEDKEQYHKDFQEHINGIKPYYENKHRVKHKDGSYRWVLDRGKVIEKNKQGEASRFIGTHVDITKYALNELKVQETLDLVVKQNSKLQNFAHIVTHNLKQHAGNFESLLDFYKEAQTVSEKDQMMEYLITLSKSLSKTISNLNEIVTVQSKQKTDTEKLCINTEINTVLTDLNYHISENHALIHNNTTPDCFLNFNTSYFHSIIQNLVLNAIKYKHPQRHPEIHISSTCTEQSIEIQITDNGCGIDLKKFGKDIFGLYKTFHKNHDSEGVGLYLVKNQIEAFGGTITVESTVNLGTTFTITLPN, encoded by the coding sequence ATGTCAGAGTTAATTAAGGGTATTCTAAACAATCAAAATTCTTTTCAAATTAGAAATGAGAACTGGGAATCTACATTAGAAATATCTAAGGTAGGCATCTGGGATTTTTGCGCGTCCAGTCAATCCATTTTTTTTTCTAAACCATCTAAAGCCATTATAGGCTTTGAAAACGACGACACATTTGGGCAAAATATAAACGATTGGAATGATCGTGTACATCCTGAAGATAAAGAACAATACCATAAGGATTTTCAAGAGCACATTAATGGAATAAAACCCTATTACGAAAACAAACATAGGGTAAAACATAAAGATGGATCTTATAGATGGGTTTTAGATCGTGGTAAAGTTATCGAAAAAAATAAGCAAGGAGAAGCCTCTAGATTTATTGGAACACATGTAGATATTACAAAATATGCTTTAAATGAATTAAAAGTACAAGAAACTTTGGACTTAGTAGTTAAGCAAAACAGTAAACTGCAAAACTTTGCACACATTGTGACTCATAATCTAAAACAACATGCAGGAAATTTTGAAAGCCTTTTAGATTTTTATAAAGAAGCGCAAACTGTGTCTGAAAAAGACCAAATGATGGAGTATTTAATTACATTATCTAAATCTTTATCTAAAACTATAAGTAATTTAAACGAAATAGTTACTGTACAATCCAAGCAAAAAACAGATACTGAAAAGCTATGTATTAATACTGAAATTAATACCGTTTTAACGGACTTAAATTATCATATATCAGAAAACCACGCACTGATACATAATAATACAACTCCAGACTGTTTTTTAAATTTTAACACCTCTTATTTTCACAGTATTATACAAAACTTAGTATTAAATGCTATAAAGTACAAGCATCCACAACGTCATCCAGAAATACATATTAGTAGCACATGTACGGAACAGTCTATTGAAATACAAATTACAGATAATGGCTGTGGTATAGATTTAAAAAAGTTTGGTAAGGATATCTTTGGATTATATAAGACGTTTCATAAAAACCATGACTCTGAAGGTGTGGGATTATATTTAGTAAAAAATCAAATTGAAGCTTTTGGTGGAACAATCACTGTAGAAAGTACTGTAAATTTAGGAACCACGTTTACTATAACGCTACCTAATTAA
- a CDS encoding cysteine desulfurase family protein gives MKPVYFDSAATTQLRPEIIEKMTQVMQQCYGNASSTHSFGRSAKAMIEQARKTVAKYLNVSASEIVFTSGGTEADNLALLSAVRDLGVKKIVTSRIEHHAVLYTVQQLEKEYGISVDYVDLDNHGHVDYKHLESLLQSSQKTLVSLMHVNNEVGNILDMDKVSKLCKANNAMFHSDTVQSVGHYKLDLQELAIDFMAVSGHKFHGPKGVGFAFIRKNSGLKPLIFGGEQERGYRAGTEAVHNIVGLEEALKLSYENLEVERAYITDLKKYFIEKLVLNFSGVSFNGSSADFDKSTYTVLNVCLPIAPEKGPILLFQLDLKGIACSKGSACQSGSAKGSHVLSQILCDEDMQKPSIRFSFSKYNTKEEIDYVIEVLKEFI, from the coding sequence ATGAAACCAGTATATTTTGATAGTGCTGCCACAACGCAGTTAAGACCAGAAATAATAGAAAAAATGACGCAAGTCATGCAACAATGTTATGGTAATGCTTCCTCGACACATAGTTTTGGACGTTCTGCCAAAGCAATGATTGAGCAAGCTAGAAAGACGGTTGCTAAATATTTAAATGTGTCTGCATCAGAGATTGTTTTTACATCAGGAGGTACAGAAGCAGATAATTTAGCCTTATTAAGTGCTGTTAGAGATTTAGGTGTTAAAAAAATTGTTACTTCTAGGATTGAGCATCACGCAGTGTTGTATACAGTACAACAATTGGAAAAAGAATATGGTATTAGCGTAGATTATGTAGATTTAGATAATCATGGTCATGTGGATTATAAGCATCTAGAAAGTTTATTACAATCATCCCAAAAGACTTTAGTCAGTCTTATGCACGTCAATAACGAGGTTGGTAATATACTAGATATGGATAAAGTTAGTAAATTATGTAAAGCTAATAATGCCATGTTCCATAGTGACACTGTACAATCTGTTGGTCATTACAAGTTAGATTTACAAGAGTTAGCAATAGATTTTATGGCAGTTAGTGGACATAAGTTTCATGGACCAAAAGGTGTTGGTTTTGCTTTTATAAGAAAAAACTCAGGATTAAAACCTTTAATTTTTGGAGGAGAGCAGGAACGTGGTTATCGTGCAGGCACAGAAGCGGTACACAATATTGTTGGTTTAGAAGAAGCTTTAAAATTGTCCTATGAGAATTTAGAAGTAGAAAGAGCCTATATTACTGACCTAAAAAAATACTTTATTGAAAAGTTAGTTTTAAACTTTTCTGGAGTGTCATTTAACGGAAGCAGTGCAGATTTTGATAAAAGCACTTATACTGTTTTAAACGTTTGTTTACCAATAGCACCAGAAAAAGGACCAATATTATTGTTTCAACTAGATTTAAAAGGTATTGCCTGTTCTAAAGGTAGTGCCTGTCAAAGTGGAAGCGCTAAAGGTAGTCATGTATTATCACAGATTTTATGTGATGAGGACATGCAAAAACCTTCAATAAGATTCTCTTTTAGTAAATACAATACAAAGGAAGAAATAGATTATGTTATTGAGGTGTTAAAAGAATTTATTTAA
- a CDS encoding M23 family metallopeptidase — translation MRHILLLLVFLTTSSIAQNIYPQDYFRSPLDIELVLSGTFAELRSNHFHSGLDIKTKQREGLSVYAAASGYISRIKISHYGYGKAIYITHPNGYVTVHGHLQRFSDKVEAYVKKHQYEKESFEIELFPDINDLIVTKGEVFAYSGNTGGSGGPHLHFEIRDNQERPINPLLFGLKVKDSKKPIVKSMYAYPINDLSHVNGSNLKQKLRVIPQKNGDYKVEDLTAYGKIGFAVNTIDQQDLAANKNGVYKIETFYNGAQNFTIDFRKFSFDETKHLNRLIDYTHYKDEKERLQKLFLDTNNPLSLYKDKIDDGYLVIYDTVSNVYKVKISDFEGNETNIDINIKGEDKQPNDVSKNFTSPYYIKSGEANVLENQNIKVDFPRETFYDDFFIDFRVNGDTLKLHENNLASKKYFTISYDVSNYNPEDLKQVYIARLVGWNNFLSYSSTQRKDNILFTRTKNLGTYCLARDTVNPTITPISFKDGQWLSKYRFLKVKIDDKHTGISNYRATLNGQWILMEYDYKKKTLTYDFNDKVVTDTKNNLKIIVTDNVGNSSTFEASFFRK, via the coding sequence ATGCGACACATACTTTTATTACTCGTTTTTTTAACAACATCGTCTATTGCGCAAAACATTTATCCACAGGATTACTTTAGGTCTCCTTTGGATATAGAGTTGGTCTTATCAGGGACATTTGCTGAGCTTAGAAGCAATCATTTTCATTCTGGATTAGATATTAAAACTAAACAACGAGAAGGCTTAAGTGTCTATGCTGCTGCTAGTGGTTATATAAGCAGAATTAAAATTTCGCATTACGGTTATGGTAAAGCTATTTATATTACACATCCTAATGGTTATGTTACTGTCCATGGACATTTACAACGTTTTTCTGACAAGGTTGAAGCCTATGTAAAAAAGCATCAATATGAAAAGGAAAGTTTTGAAATAGAATTATTTCCGGACATCAACGATTTAATAGTTACTAAAGGCGAGGTCTTTGCTTATTCCGGAAATACAGGTGGTTCTGGTGGACCACATCTTCATTTTGAAATTAGAGATAATCAAGAACGACCTATTAATCCATTACTATTTGGATTAAAAGTTAAAGACAGTAAAAAGCCAATTGTAAAAAGCATGTATGCTTATCCGATAAATGATTTATCACATGTTAATGGTAGTAATTTAAAACAAAAACTGCGCGTAATTCCTCAAAAAAATGGAGATTATAAAGTAGAAGATTTAACTGCTTACGGAAAAATAGGCTTTGCTGTTAACACTATAGATCAACAAGATTTGGCTGCTAATAAAAATGGTGTTTACAAAATTGAAACCTTTTATAATGGAGCACAAAATTTTACAATTGATTTTAGAAAATTTTCTTTTGACGAAACTAAACATCTAAATAGATTAATAGATTACACACATTATAAAGATGAAAAAGAGCGTCTTCAAAAATTATTTTTAGACACCAATAACCCGTTAAGCTTATACAAAGACAAGATTGACGATGGGTATTTAGTTATTTACGATACTGTTTCTAACGTTTATAAAGTTAAAATCTCAGATTTTGAAGGTAATGAAACTAATATTGATATAAACATTAAAGGTGAAGATAAACAACCAAATGATGTTTCTAAAAACTTTACATCTCCTTATTACATCAAATCAGGTGAAGCAAACGTTTTAGAAAACCAAAATATAAAAGTAGACTTTCCTAGAGAGACCTTTTATGACGATTTTTTTATAGACTTTAGAGTTAATGGTGATACTTTAAAGTTACACGAAAACAACCTAGCGTCTAAAAAATATTTTACCATAAGCTACGATGTAAGTAATTACAATCCGGAAGATTTAAAACAAGTTTATATTGCCAGATTAGTTGGATGGAATAATTTTTTAAGCTACTCCTCTACCCAAAGAAAAGATAATATCCTTTTTACTAGAACTAAAAATTTAGGAACTTACTGTTTAGCTAGAGATACTGTTAATCCAACAATAACACCTATTAGTTTTAAAGATGGTCAGTGGTTAAGTAAATACCGTTTTTTAAAAGTTAAAATTGACGACAAACATACAGGTATATCCAACTATAGAGCAACCTTAAATGGTCAGTGGATTTTAATGGAATATGATTACAAAAAGAAAACCTTAACATACGATTTTAATGATAAAGTCGTTACAGACACTAAGAACAATTTAAAAATTATTGTAACAGATAATGTAGGAAATAGCAGTACATTTGAAGCAAGCTTTTTTAGAAAATAA